Sequence from the Borrelia maritima genome:
AGACTATCTAAATAATACAAATCGCATACAAACAGATGAAAATGAACTTAAATCTTATGCAGACACACTTTTCAATCAAATGACAAAAAACAGAAGAAGCACTAAAGCTAAAAAATGACATATGCTCAATAAAGAACCTTCAATTTATATATTGAAATTGTTATAATGCAAAGACCTATCTTTTATTAAAGATAGGTCTTATGTTGTTAACTACTATTTCCAAAACAAAGATTATAAATAGCTTTTTACTTTA
This genomic interval carries:
- a CDS encoding CRASP family complement regulator-acquiring lipoprotein, coding for MHKLLLDYLNNTNRIQTDENELKSYADTLFNQMTKNRRSTKAKK